The nucleotide sequence GGGTAAACGAAAAACTGAAAAATAACGCCTATGACTTCTCCCTCCTCGACGCAGAGGTTGACAGGGTCGTATGGATCTTCGCGAACCTTTTCCCCGGATGCTTGATGAAGTCCATTGATGGTATCAGGCAGAAGAAGAAATCCTTCTGGGATCAGATGAAGAACGATCACAGATACTGGCTGGCAGTAAACATGATGGGCGAGGCCTTCGCTGGTTTTGGCGCATTCAACTGTAAGAGAATCACCGGCAAGGATACCATCGATTTTATCAAGAACCGTCAGCTCATCGCAGAGGGGACACTGAACGACGCGGCATACTTCGAAGCGATCCTCGGGCAACCGCTGCCGAAGTAAGCATAGCAGAAACCTTAGGGGGGTTTATCCCCCCTTTTTTATTAAATGCAGCATTGAGCTATCAGCGTACAGCCTTCAGCTTAAGAAACTGAAAGACAGAAATTCTTTGCTGACTGCTGAAAGCTAATAGCTGATAGCTTTTAAGAAAGGAGAGTTATCATGGGTTTTAATTTAATTGTTTATGAGAAAAAGGATAAGGTAGCAAGGATTACGCTCAATGTTCCACCGTCAAACTGGCTTACCATAGTCATGATGAGAGAGATCAATGAGGTGCTCGTTGAGGTAAAAAAGGATCCGTCTGTACAGCTTTTGGTCTTCGACCATGCAGGAGAAAAGGCATTTTGCGACGGTGTTGACGTGGCAGACCACACAGCAGACAAAGTCAACGAAATGATAGAGGTTTTCCACAGGATGTTCCGGCTTATGGCGGAAATGGACGTGACCACAGTGGCGGTGGTGAACGGTAGATCTCTTGGTGGTGGATGCGAGCTTATGAGTTTCTGTGATATCGTGATTGCATCGGAAAGGTCGAGAATAGGCCAGCCTGAGATCGCTGTGGGTGTATTCCCTCCAGTGGCTGCTGCCTGGTTCCCGAAGATAATCGGGCTCAAGAAAACTTACGAACTGCTCCTTACCGGAAAAATAATAAGCGCTAAGGAAGCAGAAGCAATCGGACTCGTCAACGTTGTTCTCCCTGTTGAGAATTTTAAAGAAGGCGTGGACAAATTTCTTGCCGATTTTTTGAATAAGAGCAGGCCTGTTGCTATGTGGGCAAGAAGGGCCATCAAGGCAGGACTCAACGTTGACTTCCTTGAAGCCCTCAAGACCTCTGAGATGATTTACCTCCATGGCTTAATGGCAACAGAAGATGCA is from Pseudomonadota bacterium and encodes:
- a CDS encoding enoyl-CoA hydratase/isomerase family protein; amino-acid sequence: MGFNLIVYEKKDKVARITLNVPPSNWLTIVMMREINEVLVEVKKDPSVQLLVFDHAGEKAFCDGVDVADHTADKVNEMIEVFHRMFRLMAEMDVTTVAVVNGRSLGGGCELMSFCDIVIASERSRIGQPEIAVGVFPPVAAAWFPKIIGLKKTYELLLTGKIISAKEAEAIGLVNVVLPVENFKEGVDKFLADFLNKSRPVAMWARRAIKAGLNVDFLEALKTSEMIYLHGLMATEDAKEGIAAFTEKRKAVWKDK